A section of the Aythya fuligula isolate bAytFul2 chromosome 9, bAytFul2.pri, whole genome shotgun sequence genome encodes:
- the GPR160 gene encoding probable G-protein coupled receptor 160, which produces MAALFCENCSGQYHYPQAHQPFEISCMLLLIMLGKVSLDFFMLQVKQKNVKVSFMGYFCVSLALLDLILLINIAVIFYFEDFALWGVRFTKYHICLFTQIISLTYGILHYPVCLVAGLDYYMTIAQTSQSPRQGQRLFYIFVVIFIWISVFFCILKVPAIYEELEIRNHFSPYQCPLYVSVQSYAVSFAMLLLIGMAFMVSRKEVITMILSVRVVSFASQPVLMFSYASNNNGTCFKWQLLTRLLVCFLGTWAPFVLLQFIILFLGPRIPAYMEMNVPWLYFINSFLIAVAYWCRCHDVELTEEMWSTDPFVSWKFCFMPFNNENTEPAEKPGTVIVIC; this is translated from the coding sequence ATGGCTGCTCTATTCTGTGAAAATTGTTCTGGCCAGTACCACTACCCACAGGCCCACCAGCCTTTTGAAATCAGCTGCATGTTGCTTCTGATTATGCTTGGAAAGGTGTCCCTTGATTTCTTCATGTTGCAAGTTAagcaaaaaaatgtgaaagttaGCTTTATGGGAtacttctgtgtttctctggCACTCCTAGATCTCATCCTGCTGATCAATATAGCTgtcattttctattttgaagaCTTTGCACTCTGGGGTGTAAGATTTACAAAGTACCACATTTGCCTCTTCACTCAGATAATTTCTCTTACTTACGGTATTTTGCATTACCCAGTATGTCTCGTGGCTGGTCTGGATTATTACATGACGATAGCCCAAACCTCTCAATCTCCTAGACAAGGCCAAAgactattttatatatttgttgtgATTTTCATATGGatttcagtttttttctgtattctgaaaGTTCCTGCTATCTACGAAGAACTAGAAATTCGGAACCATTTCTCTCCTTATCAGTGTCCTCTCTATGTCAGCGTGCAGAGCTACGCCGTCTCGTTTGCCATGCTGCTTCTCATAGGCATGGCCTTCATGGTTTCTCGGAAGGAAGTCATAACCATGATACTGTCTGTCAGGGTGGTTTCTTTCGCCAGTCAGCCTGTTCTGATGTTCTCATACGCGTCTAACAACAACGGCACTTGCTTTAAGTGGCAGCTTCTGACCAGACTCCTCGTCTGTTTCCTTGGCACTTGGGCACCTTTTGTGCTTCTTCAGtttatcattttgtttcttggtCCTCGGATTCCAGCCTACATGGAGATGAATGTCCCCTGGCTGTACTTCATCAACAGCTTTCTCATTGCAGTAGCGTACTGGTGTCGATGTCACGATGTTGAATTGACAGAGGAGATGTGGTCTACAGACCCATTTGTTAGCTGGAAATTCTGCTTTATGCCATTTaacaatgaaaacacagagcCAGCTGAAAAGCCAGGCACAGTAATTGTGATCTGTTAA